ctcaCAAAGCTccgatgggattaattccaaagtggaaaaagcaagcaaatccacacccccctcacaagtcgccgcaccccaagagatggtacaaattaattccattcgagctttaccaatcttaagtaggcctactcgtacacaggagatgcctttcttggaaataacgaaacctcttttattgcaggcttcttttattttcacttaactgtacttggcatcggaaaaggttgttatgtacccctcccaaaaaggctcgattttcttgggaatttctgctgtgagtcgccgtgcactctgactatgagatcactcactactggtctgtcacctcgcgtcaCAGTTCAGAtgtcatgtgactcctgacgcatatcaagatgtcattcaaattcgttatgagagaccggaaacaccctgtaaacGCTCTGTTACGAGTTTTAGCTTCAGGTAGACTTATTACTACCCTAAATGGAACGAGCATTCCAAATATCAAGCGCAAAGTcgctaaaaacagttttaacataACTGCATTGCAAGTAGAAAGCAGAAAGAGTTGATTAAGTCTCATCATcattggaaaacaacaacaacattgaatCTTAACACTGAAAAGCTAAAATCACTCGCACTCTTTATAATGATAGAGTGACACTGTCTTGTCTACCTTTATTGAAATTTACTGCAATTTACTAGGAGAATACACATTACAATTCCTTATTACGCTAGGTGTTGTAACAATGAAGGTATAGGCTACCTAGGATCTCAATAATGCCAATTGCAAAAGAAACTATTAAGATAACTGTGTTTCTTTCAAGCATTTATACACAACCACATCTGGTCAAGaattaatcacaaaaaaaaaaaaaacgataataGAATTTGGTTGATCAAGGATCTAACTTTTGTTTTGTAACGTGACTTTCGGTACCTACTATCTAAATTAGATTTCATACTTCTTAACTCTCACAATACCAAGTGCGGTATTCTGGCTACCCTGGCTaaaatattagtgtaataaaaTCAAGGTGCGCTACAACAGGCATGTGTGACTTAATGGTTTTGTTAAATAAGCTTCTCACATTACAACAATGCattgtatatttgttttttttttttctatttttgttagTAATATTGGTTAAAAACCGCCTGGGGTAATCAGACTACCTTAtttggtatggtatgatatattagcctattcgtaaattttattttagttgtttttatgttgtgGCGACAGACGAACAGAAGAACGGACGGACACACGGAAGGACAGAGAGCCGAACAGACTGACAAATGGACGGACAGATAGACACATAGGCGGACGAATGGACAGACGGATAGATGGTCAGAAGGGCAGACAGTTAGACGACGGTTACACGGATGGACGGACGAACCAAGAGGAGTATATTATGACGAACAGACAGAAGGACGGACAAACGGACGGACTGACAGAGGGATGGATACACGGACGAACGGATAGGCAAAGAGACAGATAGACAagtacagtataggcctataggtaaacagacacagacagatagatatataggtttacttacttcctggcttttaagaaacccggaggttcattgccgccctcacataagcccgccatcggtccctatcctgagaaagattaatccagtctctaccattatatccctcctccttcaaatccattttaatatattttcttcccatctacgtctcggcctccctaaaagtctttttccttccggcctcccaactaacactctatatgcatttctggattcgcccatacgtgctacatgccctgcccatctgaaacgtctgaatttaatgttcctaattatgtcaggtgaagaatacattgcgtgcagttctatgttgtgtaactttctccattctcctataacttcatctctcttagccccaaatattttcctaagaaccttattcccaaacacccttaacctatgttcctctctcaaagtgagaatacaagtttcacaaccataaagaacaaccgataatataactgttttataaattctaactttcagattttttgacagcagactggatgataaaagcttctcaaccgaataataactggcatttcccatatttattctgtgtttaatttcctcccgagtatcatttatatttgttactgttgctcccaggtatttgaatttttccacctcttcaaaggataaatttccaatttttatatatccatttcatacaatattctcgtcacgagacataatcatatactttgtctttttggaatttacttccaaacctacctctttacttgcttcaagtaaaattccgtattttccctaatcatttgtggattttctactaacatattcacatcatccgcatagacaagcagctgatgtaacccgttcaattccaaaccctctgtgttatcctgaactttcctaatggtatactatagagcaaagttaaaaagtaatggtgatagtgcatctccttgctttagcccacagtgaattggaaacgcatctgacagaaactgacctatatggactctgctgtacgtttcaaatATAGAGgtatatagatatataaataatttggcgaaataaaagtaatataatgttactaaataataaaaaattgctttaaacatttgaaaatatacaaaaatttacTAGGGTATTTCAACTACTCTGCTTGGTATAAGGAAGATGCTAGAAAGCTTAGGACCGTGAGGGTTAAAAATACTTCATTTCGTACAGTGTACACTTATCTAATGCCATTATTAATGTTTGTTCTGATATTCGTAGGCTATATCAATGTATATTAGCTTGGCAATGACAATATTAAATTATCATGATGAAATAATATTAGTGTACAAAGAAGGCCGCTCCTATGGCCGCCTTTTAGGTCAAAAGGTAGGTTTGTCTGCGTGTTGAAGAAGGGAAATCGCCAAATACCTCAACAAAGATCCAATATTCAGGGCAGGATCGCTTTTGTAAGCCATAAGCTTACCATAACTGATATGCTATACAAGCGCATATTctaagttttaaaattacttcaaatattaaagaagaagttaTTTAATCATAATCATCTCGATTAAAAATTTGTAGTACGAGCCTACATTGCAAATGATAGtaatgaatatttcattttattctcttTTCAGGCGCGCAGTTCGACGATTTGTGCATGAAAATCAAGGTTTGATGAAAAGAATGTATGGGGACCAACGGCATATTTCAGTACTGCGTGCAGAAATTGAGTCTAATGATGTAGAATATCTAAGTGAATGGAAAGTTCGAGAGGATGTCAGAAGACGGTACAGTACTTCCACCTCTGAGTCGACCACACCTCCTGTCGAACATGTTACAAGTCCCTATTTCAGACCTGCATCTACCACGGGTACCACAGCAAAAATCACAACTGCTTCAAAACCTCATCACATGAAATCAGGATACACCCAACACCCGAAGCCAATAACACCAAATACCGATAGTTATAATTCGACCACATCCGGATCAACTACGCATACAACATCTGCAAATAGAACCTCAGTTCCCCAAAGTGTAGCGGCAGAGACGAACATTGAACCAACAACTGCCAATCTGCCCACAAATCCAAATAGTGATGTAACATCGGATAACATATTAAGCACGCTAGAAGACATAATGCAAAAGCATTTAGTAAGCACGACTCCCTGTCCAAGCACTGAGCAGGCTGAGACATCAACAATGGAGCCACCAACAGCCACAACCATGGAGTTCATGAACGAAGAAagcactactgctactacaactgctggaagtactgttactactactggcACCACGCAGAAAGATAAAGTCTTTGAATCGCAGTTATTTCAAGATGCGAAAGAACAAGTGACTGATAGCAACAGCCAGTCCACTTCCTCAGGAGTCCTCAAGATAAGAGGCGTGTAAGTATATTATTTACTGAACTGAAGTAGTAGTACAATCTACCAGTATATATTCCCTATTTATTTGATAGTAAAAATAAGTACTGAGCTCTCCACTATGGCTCAAAGGTAACATTTTCGATTAGAATACAGTGTAATTCTCAATAGGACAATGGAAATTTATTCCCTTTTTAGGAACTGCATTGCATTTCTGTGTGGTCAGTCCAATGTTCGCTTACGCGAGGGTCTTATGACATTGCGATTATAAGGGTACAAATTTCCATTTCTTATGAATATCTACTGTTGATTCTACTGTTGAGCTAAAAGATTCAACTCTTGAAAGTAGTTCTtgtcggtggtggtggtggaggtggtggtggtagtggtggtggtggtgatgatgatggtgatagcgATGATGATAACAAAGACGAGAAAAAATATGGTAATGCAGACATGTCAATACTTAATCATTATTGTAGATGGCATGCTTTCAGTAATTATATTAAGAATATTTTTTGATAGCATTAACCCAAGTAATTTGCCAGGGTGTTTTTTTCGAATTGCCTCTATACTGAATTCCAGATAAgaaaaatatgtgtgtgtgtgtctaataccAACCCACTTCACTTTCGTGATTCAGGTTCCacatactgcagatagatggcaggactgtgaacataggcggagttatggggaggcatggggggggggcactgcctcccaaacttgtctgaactctttttttttttctattaacattagaaaatattgaatgcaaaagacttttcttacttttgtttatgattaagtttctgtgcttgaATTGacgatcatgtgtctggactataatatttattttaaatttctgaatgtatgagAATTTCTATACTTCATttaggaatggaagcactgtaatatttattttgtaacagcctgtactcctgtGTTATAAGTCTGCagtggccatctactgaattaggtgttagtgaaaaaaacACCATAGGCCTAGTCCCATGTTACAGGAGTGgatattttcagtggttttcatgaaacaatcatagtccaaagatttttttgtgaaaacagccattttccaggaagatgaTACGATGGCAGCATTTGcaaataatatcccattcataaatAAGAGCAAGAAAAgtgttttgaattcaatattttgtaatgttaatagaaaaaaaaaaaaagttcagacaaATTTGGGAGGACTCAGTGCCCCCACATACTCTCCCATAACTCTGTCTATGGttatgtcctattataatttgtagtagacctacagttgaagccctatacaactcagtccaaaacatcgtggatatggatgtaacactgtaagaaacttgcaccccaaaaatacttttattaaatgatcttattccgatataggcctactgtaccacggtcaagctataacaggggagggagtaaatgatatcccccgtaacctcgttatatcgggattctatggttttgctttgcccccccccccccccaaggaaactgttctctctccgcctatgactgtgacccattttcaagttacacaccactttggcggaattaaaagaaaggatttttttctgtatcaGCAGATGCTGGTAACAAAGAACATTCAAATACTTTCCAATATGTGTTAAATATTTGAGgaaaaatgaggaaataaaataCTG
The window above is part of the Periplaneta americana isolate PAMFEO1 chromosome 11, P.americana_PAMFEO1_priV1, whole genome shotgun sequence genome. Proteins encoded here:
- the spz4 gene encoding protein spaetzle 4 isoform X1 — protein: MKPGVCHFLSTLGLIMFAYGYDGYTSCSRPYRTSKAYPEPPCDFQLQSWCTIPGSAYPWRAVRRFVHENQGLMKRMYGDQRHISVLRAEIESNDVEYLSEWKVREDVRRRYSTSTSESTTPPVEHVTSPYFRPASTTGTTAKITTASKPHHMKSGYTQHPKPITPNTDSYNSTTSGSTTHTTSANRTSVPQSVAAETNIEPTTANLPTNPNSDVTSDNILSTLEDIMQKHLVSTTPCPSTEQAETSTMEPPTATTMEFMNEESTTATTTAGSTVTTTGTTQKDKVFESQLFQDAKEQVTDSNSQSTSSGVLKIRGVNACPVKEEVVAPFWANNTRGEILALLNLYPFEQYVHWEKCTFEHKQMFCREGCRCEQQYRLHRLLAYDPNNECRGIFSDWFKFPSCCVCRCYDLPLEFQITSRSPRTQLPTWNLYNRAPPDWYRMANAG
- the spz4 gene encoding protein spaetzle 4 isoform X2, producing MKRMYGDQRHISVLRAEIESNDVEYLSEWKVREDVRRRYSTSTSESTTPPVEHVTSPYFRPASTTGTTAKITTASKPHHMKSGYTQHPKPITPNTDSYNSTTSGSTTHTTSANRTSVPQSVAAETNIEPTTANLPTNPNSDVTSDNILSTLEDIMQKHLVSTTPCPSTEQAETSTMEPPTATTMEFMNEESTTATTTAGSTVTTTGTTQKDKVFESQLFQDAKEQVTDSNSQSTSSGVLKIRGVNACPVKEEVVAPFWANNTRGEILALLNLYPFEQYVHWEKCTFEHKQMFCREGCRCEQQYRLHRLLAYDPNNECRGIFSDWFKFPSCCVCRCYDLPLEFQITSRSPRTQLPTWNLYNRAPPDWYRMANAG